In Halopseudomonas nanhaiensis, a single window of DNA contains:
- a CDS encoding MarR family winged helix-turn-helix transcriptional regulator, whose product MHMMHDLYLSLRRLQRASEIHAKRLGRHSGLTPIQLLILHSIRAMGEGTLGDLAKQVSVSQATLSTIIDRLENRELLQRIRSKSDKRKVHLALSDKGVAAIQAEPALLPTEFLDRFGKLADWEQLMLLASLQRVAGLLEADQHGTPELFDSETAA is encoded by the coding sequence ATGCACATGATGCACGACCTTTATCTCAGCCTCCGCCGGCTGCAGCGCGCCAGCGAAATCCACGCCAAACGACTCGGCCGCCACAGCGGGCTGACGCCGATCCAGTTGCTGATACTGCACAGCATCAGAGCCATGGGCGAAGGAACACTTGGCGATCTCGCCAAGCAGGTCAGCGTTTCGCAGGCGACTCTGAGCACTATCATTGACCGCCTCGAGAACCGAGAGTTGCTCCAGCGTATTCGCAGCAAGAGCGATAAGCGCAAGGTGCACCTGGCATTGTCCGACAAGGGGGTCGCTGCGATTCAGGCAGAACCTGCCCTGCTGCCGACCGAATTCCTCGATCGTTTCGGCAAGCTCGCCGATTGGGAGCAGTTGATGCTGCTGGCCAGCCTGCAGCGGGTGGCTGGACTGCTTGAGGCCGATCAGCACGGCACGCCGGAGCTGTTCGACAGCGAAACTGCCGCCTGA
- the gabD gene encoding NADP-dependent succinate-semialdehyde dehydrogenase — protein MQLNAPALFRQQAFIDGRWCEADNGARTDIHNPANDERLGSVPNMGRAETQRAIKAARAAQLAWRKRTAKERAAVLRKWYELMMLNQEDLARIMTAEQGKPLAEARGEVAYAASFLEWFAEEAKRVYGDVIPGHQPDKRIIVQKEPIGVAAAITPWNFPAAMITRKVGPALAAGCAMVLKPAPQTPFSALALAALAEEAGLPAGLFSVIPADVSQSRDVGAELCANPIVRKLSFTGSTAVGIKLMEQCAPTLKKLSLELGGNAPFIVFEDADLDAAVEGAMISKYRNAGQTCVCANRIYVQDGVYDAFAAKLAEAVKGLKVGDGTEAGVTTGPLINADAVKKVQAHLKDAQDKGAQLLIGGKPHELGGFFFEPTVLTNVDSSMLVAREETFGPLAPLFRFSDEADVIRQANDTEFGLAAYFYARDLGRAFRVAEALEYGMVGVNTGLISNEVAPFGGMKASGLGREGSKYGIEEYVEIKYVCLGGI, from the coding sequence ATGCAACTCAACGCCCCCGCCCTGTTTCGCCAGCAGGCGTTCATCGATGGCCGCTGGTGCGAGGCCGACAACGGCGCCCGCACCGATATTCACAACCCTGCCAATGATGAGCGACTGGGCAGCGTGCCGAATATGGGTCGAGCAGAAACGCAACGGGCCATCAAGGCAGCACGGGCGGCACAGCTAGCCTGGCGCAAGCGCACCGCAAAGGAGCGGGCTGCGGTGTTGCGAAAGTGGTACGAGCTGATGATGCTCAACCAGGAGGATCTGGCACGCATCATGACTGCCGAGCAGGGCAAGCCGCTTGCCGAGGCGCGCGGCGAGGTTGCCTACGCGGCGTCGTTTCTCGAGTGGTTCGCCGAAGAAGCCAAGCGCGTCTACGGTGACGTCATTCCCGGCCATCAGCCGGACAAGCGCATCATCGTGCAGAAAGAGCCGATTGGCGTTGCTGCCGCGATCACCCCCTGGAACTTCCCCGCCGCAATGATCACCCGAAAGGTCGGGCCGGCGCTGGCCGCTGGCTGCGCCATGGTTCTCAAACCGGCCCCGCAGACACCGTTCTCGGCGCTGGCGCTGGCCGCGCTGGCGGAAGAAGCCGGATTACCGGCAGGCCTGTTCAGCGTGATCCCTGCCGACGTGTCGCAATCCCGGGACGTTGGAGCCGAGCTGTGCGCCAACCCCATCGTGCGCAAACTCTCCTTCACCGGCTCGACTGCCGTCGGCATCAAGCTGATGGAGCAATGCGCGCCGACACTCAAAAAACTCTCCCTCGAACTCGGTGGTAACGCCCCGTTCATCGTCTTTGAGGACGCGGATCTCGACGCTGCCGTAGAAGGGGCAATGATCTCCAAGTACCGCAACGCCGGGCAGACCTGCGTCTGCGCCAATCGGATCTATGTGCAGGACGGCGTTTACGATGCCTTCGCGGCGAAATTGGCCGAGGCAGTCAAGGGCCTCAAGGTCGGCGACGGAACCGAGGCAGGCGTCACCACCGGTCCGCTGATAAATGCCGATGCGGTAAAAAAGGTTCAGGCGCATCTCAAGGACGCTCAGGACAAGGGCGCGCAGCTACTGATCGGCGGCAAGCCACACGAACTGGGCGGCTTCTTTTTTGAGCCGACAGTACTGACCAACGTCGACAGCAGCATGCTCGTCGCTCGTGAGGAAACCTTCGGCCCGTTGGCGCCCCTGTTCCGCTTCAGCGACGAGGCCGACGTTATACGCCAGGCCAACGATACCGAGTTCGGCCTGGCGGCCTACTTCTACGCCCGCGATCTGGGGCGCGCGTTCCGGGTTGCCGAAGCACTTGAATACGGGATGGTGGGGGTCAACACAGGTCTGATCTCCAACGAGGTCGCACCCTTCGGCGGCATGAAGGCGTCCGGGCTCGGTCGAGAAGGCTCGAAGTACGGCATCGAGGAATATGTCGAGATCAAATATGTGTGCTTAGGCGGGATCTGA
- a CDS encoding phospholipase D-like domain-containing protein has product MDEPRHSSPRRWLQSLFLLLLFCWLGMAVYQAFKPLPEGLSVTAPLRPASDIRLLIDQTHHVGDQRVTQQAIFDEALALIRQARRLIVVDMFLFNDFASTADHRPLSEQLTDALVAARRQHTDIEIVVITDPFNTFYGSMQAPVIEALRSAGITVVETPVAQLRASNPVWSGLWHLCCSWLGNSESESGGWLPNPVADGKVTLRGWLRLLNFRANHRKTLVVDHGEDWTGLVTSANPHNASSHHWNAALRFNGGAALDLLVSEQEVLAMAGVEADWPEPAEMSSSVLPAVQVLTEGAIRDALLKMIESSEAGDRLDLEVFYLSHRAVIDALIDAQQRGVALRVLLDPNRDAFGREKNGIPNRQAAWDLHQAGVPVRWCNTQGEQCHRKWLRLDRKDGTAELLSGSANLTRRNLDDLNLETSVRLVGQSSEQAITEAREHFDALWHNDDSRPFSLPYAAFADHSRVRYWLYRVMEATGMSTF; this is encoded by the coding sequence ATGGATGAACCTCGTCACTCTTCGCCCCGCCGCTGGCTCCAGAGCCTGTTCTTGTTGTTGCTGTTTTGCTGGCTGGGCATGGCGGTGTATCAGGCATTCAAACCGCTGCCGGAAGGCCTCTCTGTCACTGCGCCGTTAAGGCCTGCCAGCGACATCCGCCTGCTCATCGACCAGACCCATCATGTAGGCGATCAACGCGTCACCCAGCAGGCGATCTTCGATGAAGCCCTGGCCCTGATCCGACAGGCTCGTCGCCTGATCGTCGTCGACATGTTCCTGTTCAACGACTTTGCCTCCACCGCCGATCACCGACCGCTGAGCGAGCAGTTGACCGACGCGCTAGTGGCGGCCCGTCGCCAGCACACTGATATTGAGATCGTCGTAATCACCGATCCGTTCAATACGTTTTACGGCAGCATGCAGGCGCCGGTCATCGAGGCACTGCGCAGTGCAGGCATCACGGTGGTGGAGACACCGGTGGCTCAGCTTCGCGCGTCCAATCCGGTGTGGTCCGGGCTATGGCATCTGTGCTGTAGCTGGCTGGGCAATAGCGAAAGCGAAAGCGGCGGGTGGCTTCCGAATCCGGTCGCCGACGGCAAGGTGACCCTGCGCGGCTGGCTGCGCCTGCTCAACTTCCGCGCCAACCATCGCAAGACGCTGGTGGTCGATCACGGTGAGGACTGGACCGGGCTGGTCACGTCGGCCAACCCGCATAACGCCAGCAGCCATCACTGGAACGCGGCGCTGCGCTTCAATGGCGGCGCCGCGCTCGATCTGCTGGTATCGGAACAGGAGGTGCTGGCCATGGCCGGAGTGGAAGCGGACTGGCCTGAGCCGGCAGAGATGTCCAGCAGCGTGCTGCCGGCGGTGCAGGTACTGACCGAAGGCGCGATCCGTGACGCGCTGCTGAAAATGATTGAATCGAGCGAAGCCGGCGACCGTTTGGATCTGGAAGTATTTTATCTGTCGCACAGAGCCGTCATCGATGCGCTGATCGACGCGCAGCAGCGAGGCGTAGCGCTGCGGGTGTTGCTCGACCCCAACCGCGACGCGTTCGGGCGCGAGAAGAACGGTATTCCCAATCGCCAGGCAGCCTGGGATCTGCATCAGGCTGGCGTGCCGGTTCGCTGGTGCAACACGCAGGGGGAGCAATGCCATCGCAAGTGGTTACGCCTGGATCGCAAGGACGGCACCGCCGAATTGCTCAGCGGCTCCGCCAATCTGACCCGGCGTAATCTCGACGACCTGAACCTGGAAACCAGTGTGCGGCTGGTAGGCCAGTCCTCCGAGCAGGCGATCACCGAAGCCCGCGAGCACTTCGACGCGTTGTGGCATAACGACGATAGCAGGCCGTTCAGCCTGCCTTACGCTGCCTTTGCTGACCACAGCCGGGTACGCTACTGGCTGTATCGAGTCATGGAAGCGACCGGCATGTCGACCTTCTGA
- a CDS encoding N-acetylglutaminylglutamine amidotransferase → MCGLAGEFRFDGRPVDMGALDRTTHHMTQRGPDSAGLWSHGPIGFGHRRLKIMDLAEASGQPMVDAELGLSMIFNGAIYNYPELRAELEGLGYRFFSGGDTEVLLKGYHAWGEKLLPRLNGMFALAIWERDGKRLFLARDRLGIKPLYLSRTKQRLRFASSLTAILQGGDVDTSLDPVALNHYMSFHAVVPAPRTILKGVQKLPPAHWMRVEADGSEQTGCWWDLPYGTHDDEKDLTFDEWQDRVLDALRTSVKRRNLAAVDVGVLLSGGVDSSLLVGLLREAGAEKLQTFSIGFADVGGEAGNEFKYSDLIAEHFGTDHHQLMIPEQEILSELPFAFKAMNEPMVSHDNIAFFLLSREVSKHCKVVQSGQGADEIFAGYHWYPKVDQASDPVRAYQEAFMDRSFDEYRQTVMPEWAKEDYAGQFIRDHFAQPGANSGLDKALRLDTTVMLVDDPVKRVDNMTMAWGLEARVPFLDHEVVELAARVPGRFKLPDEGKYVLKEASRKVIPAAVIDRPKGYFPVPGLKYLEGSTLEWVREALTSERARARGLFNPEYVDKLLSDPKSHITPLRGSKLWQLAVLCLWLDAHDL, encoded by the coding sequence ATGTGTGGACTAGCAGGTGAGTTTCGCTTCGATGGCCGTCCCGTCGACATGGGTGCGCTGGACCGTACCACGCACCATATGACCCAGCGCGGGCCGGATAGCGCAGGCCTGTGGTCACACGGTCCGATTGGCTTCGGCCATCGACGCCTGAAAATCATGGATCTGGCCGAAGCGTCCGGCCAACCGATGGTCGACGCCGAACTGGGTCTGTCGATGATCTTCAATGGCGCAATCTACAACTACCCCGAGCTGCGCGCGGAGCTCGAGGGATTGGGTTATCGGTTTTTCTCCGGTGGCGACACCGAGGTGTTGCTCAAGGGCTACCACGCCTGGGGCGAAAAATTGCTGCCCCGCCTGAACGGCATGTTCGCGCTGGCCATCTGGGAGCGGGACGGCAAGCGGTTGTTCCTGGCACGTGATCGTTTGGGCATCAAGCCGCTGTACCTGAGCCGCACCAAGCAGCGGCTGCGCTTCGCCTCCAGCCTGACTGCCATATTGCAGGGCGGCGATGTTGATACCTCGCTCGACCCGGTAGCGCTCAATCACTACATGTCATTCCACGCCGTTGTCCCGGCGCCACGCACCATTCTCAAGGGTGTGCAGAAACTGCCGCCAGCGCACTGGATGCGCGTTGAAGCAGACGGTAGCGAGCAGACCGGCTGCTGGTGGGATCTGCCCTACGGCACGCATGACGACGAAAAGGATCTGACGTTTGACGAGTGGCAGGACCGGGTTCTCGACGCCCTGCGTACTTCGGTCAAGCGGCGCAACCTGGCGGCGGTGGATGTTGGCGTTTTGTTGTCGGGTGGCGTTGACTCGAGCCTGCTGGTCGGCCTGCTGCGCGAGGCCGGTGCGGAGAAGCTCCAGACGTTCTCGATCGGGTTTGCCGACGTGGGCGGCGAAGCGGGCAACGAATTCAAGTACTCGGACCTGATTGCCGAGCACTTCGGCACCGACCATCACCAGCTGATGATTCCCGAGCAGGAAATTCTTTCCGAGCTGCCTTTCGCCTTCAAGGCCATGAACGAGCCGATGGTCAGCCATGACAACATCGCCTTCTTCCTGTTGTCGCGCGAGGTATCGAAGCATTGCAAGGTGGTACAAAGCGGGCAGGGCGCAGATGAAATTTTCGCCGGCTACCACTGGTATCCGAAGGTGGATCAGGCCAGCGACCCGGTGCGCGCCTACCAGGAAGCCTTCATGGATCGCAGCTTTGACGAGTATCGCCAGACCGTGATGCCGGAATGGGCGAAGGAAGATTATGCCGGACAGTTCATACGCGATCATTTCGCCCAGCCGGGCGCGAACAGCGGTCTGGACAAGGCGCTGCGACTGGACACCACGGTGATGCTGGTCGATGACCCGGTCAAGCGCGTGGATAACATGACCATGGCCTGGGGCCTGGAGGCGCGCGTGCCATTCCTCGACCACGAAGTGGTTGAACTGGCCGCCCGCGTGCCTGGCCGCTTCAAGCTGCCCGACGAAGGCAAGTATGTGCTCAAGGAAGCCTCGCGCAAGGTCATTCCTGCCGCCGTGATCGATCGGCCCAAGGGGTACTTTCCAGTGCCGGGCCTGAAATATCTGGAAGGCAGCACGCTGGAATGGGTGCGCGAAGCGCTGACCAGCGAGCGCGCCCGCGCCCGCGGCCTGTTCAATCCCGAATACGTCGACAAGCTGCTCAGTGATCCGAAGAGCCACATTACCCCGTTGCGCGGCTCCAAATTGTGGCAATTGGCCGTACTGTGCCTGTGGCTCGATGCACATGATCTGTGA
- the gabT gene encoding 4-aminobutyrate--2-oxoglutarate transaminase, producing the protein MKTNESLMQRRHAAVARGVGQIHPIFAQRAENATVWDVEGRQYIDFAGGIAVLNTGHRHPKVMDAVRRQLDQFTHTCFQVLAYEPYVELCERLNALVPGDFAKKTLLVTTGSEAVENAVKIARAATGRAGVICFTGGYHGRTMMTLSMTGKVNPYAAGMGLMPGGVYRAQYPCAIHGVSEDDAIASIERVFKNDAEPRDIAAIVIEPVQGEGGFYASSPAFMKRLRELCDLHGILLVADEVQTGAGRTGTFFAMEQMGVAPDLTTFAKSIAGGFPVAGVCGRAEVMDVIASGGLGGTYAGNPLACAAALAVIDIFEEENLLARSRKIGELITGRLSEIASEDQRIADVRGLGAMVACELFTNDGHPHAELTARIVAAAREKGLILLSCGQYGNVIRILVPLTATDVEVHQGMDILSACFREQQ; encoded by the coding sequence ATGAAAACCAACGAATCCCTGATGCAACGTCGACATGCTGCAGTGGCCCGCGGTGTCGGCCAGATCCATCCGATCTTTGCTCAGCGGGCCGAGAACGCTACCGTCTGGGACGTCGAGGGTCGCCAGTACATCGATTTTGCCGGCGGCATCGCGGTACTCAACACCGGCCATCGTCACCCAAAGGTGATGGATGCTGTTCGCCGGCAACTGGACCAATTCACCCATACCTGCTTTCAGGTGCTGGCCTACGAGCCCTACGTCGAGTTGTGCGAGCGGCTGAACGCGTTGGTACCGGGCGACTTCGCCAAGAAGACGCTGTTGGTCACCACCGGATCGGAAGCCGTCGAGAATGCCGTGAAGATTGCCCGTGCAGCGACAGGCCGGGCGGGTGTGATCTGCTTCACCGGTGGCTACCACGGCCGCACCATGATGACCCTGTCGATGACGGGGAAGGTCAATCCCTACGCCGCGGGAATGGGGCTGATGCCGGGCGGTGTCTATCGGGCGCAGTATCCGTGCGCGATACACGGCGTCAGCGAAGATGATGCAATTGCCAGTATCGAGCGCGTGTTCAAGAACGATGCCGAGCCGCGCGACATCGCCGCCATCGTCATCGAGCCGGTGCAGGGCGAAGGTGGTTTCTACGCATCGTCGCCTGCGTTCATGAAGCGCTTGCGCGAGCTGTGCGATTTGCACGGGATCCTGCTGGTGGCCGATGAAGTGCAGACCGGCGCAGGCCGGACCGGCACCTTCTTTGCCATGGAGCAGATGGGCGTGGCGCCCGACCTGACGACCTTCGCCAAGTCGATCGCTGGCGGCTTTCCAGTCGCCGGCGTCTGTGGGCGTGCCGAGGTGATGGATGTCATCGCCTCCGGTGGCCTGGGCGGCACCTATGCGGGTAACCCGCTGGCCTGCGCCGCGGCCTTGGCGGTTATCGACATCTTCGAGGAAGAAAATCTGCTGGCGCGTAGCCGCAAGATAGGAGAGCTGATCACTGGCCGGCTGAGCGAGATCGCCAGCGAAGACCAGCGCATCGCCGACGTTCGCGGACTGGGTGCCATGGTCGCCTGTGAGCTGTTCACCAACGATGGTCATCCGCACGCCGAACTGACTGCGCGCATCGTTGCGGCCGCGCGCGAAAAGGGCCTGATCCTGTTGTCGTGCGGCCAGTATGGCAATGTCATCCGGATCCTCGTGCCACTGACTGCGACCGATGTCGAGGTGCACCAGGGCATGGATATCCTGTCGGCCTGTTTCCGCGAACAGCAGTGA